Genomic DNA from Desulfurivibrio alkaliphilus AHT 2:
ATGCGCTGATCATCCTTGATTTTGGTCAGCAGATCAAAGCCGCTCATATCTCCCAGGCCCAGATCCAGAATCACGCAATCGAAGTGTTCCGTACCAAGCAGGCGGTGGGCCTCTTCCCCGTCGGCGGCCTCCACCACTTCGATATCGCCGCCCTCGCCCACCATGGCTCGAATCGCCTGGCGCTGGACCATGTCGTCTTCCACCACCAGCAGTCTTTTCACCGGGTTTTCCGCCAGCTTTTCAATGCGGCCAAAAACCTGCTCCAGCTTGTCCACACTCACCGGCTTGGTGAGAAAGCCCACCGCCCCCAGTTGCATCACCTCGTTTGAGGGGTCGCTGGCAGAGATGAAATGAACCGGAATATGCCGGGTTTCCGGATTTTTCTTGAGCCGCTCCATAACCTCGCGGCCGCTGATGCCCGGCAGGCCCATGTCGAGAATAATCCCGCTGGGCCGGAAGTAATCGGCCAGGTGCAGTCCGGTTTCGCCATCTTCGGCCACCAGCCCCTTGTAACCTTTGTCCCGGGCCAGCTCCAGCAACAGGGAGGCAAAAGAGCTGTCATCCTCGATGATCAGCAAACTTTTGTCTTCCCGGCTGAGGATGCGGCGGTCGTCTCGCACCAGGGCATCGGGGGCCTGTGGCGGCGGCTCGGCGGCTTCCGGGGCGGGAATGTCGGCCGCCCTTTTGGCGCTGATCTCTTCCGGCAGGGCCGGGGGCGAGGGGGAGGCGGCGGCGACATCCTCCGGCCTGGTTGCCGCCCCGGCCGTTACGGAACGGGCGGGCGCAGGCGGCAACCCCTGGTCGTCTTTGGGCAAAGGAGAACCTCCCGGCAGTGACGGGCCCGGCAGAGCGCCGGCCTCTACCCGCAGTTCCAGACGCTCGGGCAGCCAGAGGGTAAAGACGCTCCCCTCCCCGGCCCGGCTGGCGGCGGTCAGCTCACCGCCCAGCAACCTGGCCAACTGCCGGGAAATGGACAGCCCCAGGCCGGTGCCCCCGAATTTGCGGCTGGTGGTGCCATCGGCCTGTTTGAAGGCCTCAAACACCACCTCCAGTTTATCGGCGGCAATCCCGATCCCCGTATCACGAACCTGAAAGACCAGGGTCCGGGCGGGATTCAGCTTGAGGCCGGGGGGCAGCTTGTCATTTTCGGGGCGGCCGATGGTAATCTTGACCTCACCCTCGGCGGTGAATTTCAAGGCGTTGGAGAGCAGGTTTTTCAGGATCTGGCCCAATCTGGTCTCGTCGGAATAGATGGTAACCGGCAGATCATCGGCCAGCTCGCCGACCAGGGTTAGCTGTTTCTCCTCGGCCAGGGGCCGGAAGGGGTGCAACAGGCTGTCCAGCAAGGCCTTGAGATTGACCGTTTCGGGATTAATATCCATCCGGCCGGCCTCGATCTTGGAGAGATCCAGCACCTCATTGATCAGATTCAGCAGATCGGAGCCGGAGTTGTTGATGGTGGTGGCATACTCCAACTGCCGGGGCAGCAGGTTACCCTGCTTGTTGGTGGCCAGCATCTGGGAGAGGATCAGAATGCTGTTCAGCGGCGTGCGCAACTCGTGGCTCATGTTGGCCAGAAACTCAGACTTGTAACGGCCGGAGATCTCCAGCGCCCGAGCCTTTTCCTCCAACTCCTGCCGGGCCTTCTGCAGTTCGCGGTTTTTCTCCGCCAGGGACCGGGAACGCTCTTCCAGTTCCTCGTTGGAAACCCGCAACTCCTCCTGCTGCACCTGCAAACGTTCCTCGGAGGCGGCCAGGGCCCTGGCCTGTTCCTGCAACTCGGCGTTGGTCTGGCGTAGCTCCTCCTGCTGCACCTGCAGTTTTTCCGATTGTTCCTGGGTGGTCTCCAACAGGCGGGCCAGCTCGTAACGAACCTCGGTGGTGTGCAGGGCCACCCCGATATTTTCCATCACCCGCCGCAGAAGCTCCTCTTCCCGCGGCGCAAAAGCGCGATGGGTGCCCAGTTCGAGCACGCAACGCAACTCCGTCTCGAAATAGACCGGCAGCACCGCCACGGCGGTGGCGTCAACCTCGCCCAGGCCGGAGGAGATTTTCAAATAGCCCGGCGGCAGGTCGTTCACCACCAGCAGCCGGCCTTCCTGCAGGGCCCGCCCCACCAGCCCTTCATCCCGGTGCACCGCCGTCCGGGCCCCGGCCTCGCCGCTGGCCGAAGAGCCACCGTAGACCTTGAGCAGGCGCAGGGTATCTTCATCCTGGGCCAGGTAAAAGGCCGCCACCGGCACATCCAGCACCTCCACCAGGGCTTCCAGTACGTTATGGGCCAGGCTGAGCTGATCATGCTCGCCATGCAGGCGGTCGCTCACCGCCGCCACCCCTTCATTGAGCCAGCGGCTTTCCTCCTGGGAGGCCTCCAGCTGCTTCAAGGTAGAGGCCATCTGGTTCAAGGCATGACTTAAGCGATCATCCTCGGAGCGGGGGGTAATACAGAAATCGTACCGCCCCTGGGCAATGGCCTCGGCCATCTCCACCACCCGCACCTCGTCACGAATATCGACGATGTACTCCACCGCCCCGACGATCCGGCCGTTTTCATCTTTGAGCGGGGCGGCGGTGTAACGGTAAGGCGCTTCCCCCCGGGCGGTGATGGAGATATTTTCTCCCGTCAGGGTCCGGTTCTGGATCATCGCCCGGATCACCTTGCAGCGATCGGAGTTGCAGTCCCGGGTGTGAAAGATCTCGTGGCATTTTTTGCCGATGCACTGGCCCGCCGCCAGCCGGGCCGCCCGGGCCCCGGCCTGGTTGATGAAACGGATATTGAGTTCCCGGTCCACCACCTGCACCGGGGTGGGAATGGCGTGAAGATAGCTGATGGCTTCGGCGTAACTGAGGTTGGCCTGGTTTAGGTCATCCAGCAGGCCGTTGAAGGCCGGGGTCAGTTGATCCTGGGGACTGCGCAGCGGCAGGCGGCGATCCAGCTTCCCCTCCCGCGCTGCCCAGCAGATATCAAGAATTTCCTGTTGCCAGGAAAACAGTTTCCGTAATTGCTGCCGGGGTCGGGCCCAGTCGGCCAGACCAACGGCGGGCGGTTCGGCCCGGCTGTCGCCACGGCCGACAAAATCACCCAGCCAGGCGGCCAGTTTGCCCAACTCCTGCCTGATCCCGGCGCTGAACAGCCAGGCGGTGCCGGCCGCCGCCACCGCCACCGCCAGCAAGACCGCAACCCACACCACCCGGCCTGGGGGGGCCAGGTAGTAAACCGCCAGCACCGTAAGCAGCACGGCCACCAGAGCCGAAACCAAGGCGGCCAGAAAAATCCGGCCAAAAAGGGAGTTGAACATCATTCACCCGGCAAAATGTTTTTCAGGCAGTAACCGCAAGCGATCATCGCCAGCAAAACTGGTTTCGCCCATTTTGTCAAATAAGTTTACTGATTTTACTCCTGGGCGGTGAGGCGTTGCAGGGCCTCGCGGTAGCGAGCCGCCGTTTTTTCAATGATCTCCGCCGGCAGCGGGGGCGGCGGCGGGTTTTTGGGCCAGTCCAGAGAGGAGAGATAATCCCGCAGAAACTGCTTGTCGAAACTGGGCTGGGGGCTGCCGGGGCGGTACTGGTCGGCGGGCCAGAAGCGCGAGGAATCGGGGGTCAGGGCCTCGTCGATGAGTATCAGCCGATCATTTTCATCCAGCCCCAGTTCAAACTTGGTGTCGGCAATGATGATCCCCCGGCTCAGGGCGTAAGCCGCCGCCTTACGGTACAGCGCCAGACTGACTTCGCTCACCCGGGCGCTCAACTCCGCCCCCAGCAACCCTTCCATTTGCGCCAAAGAGATATTCTCGTCGTGGGTCCCCAGAGCTGCTTTGGTTGACGGGGTAAAGATGGGCTCCGGCAGCTGTGCCGACTCCTTGAGCCCGGCCGGCAAGGCAAAGCCGCAAACCGTGGGGTGCTGCTGATAAGCGGCCCAGAAGGAGCCGGAAAGATAGCCCCGGACAATGCACTCCACCGGCAAGGGCCGGGCCTTTTTCACCAGCATGCTGCGCCCCTCCAATTGCTCCCGGTAGGGGGCGCAGGCGGCGGGATAGTTGGCAGGTTCGGCGGTCAGCAGATGGTTGGGAACAATATCCTGCAAAAAGTCAAACCAGAAAAGCGACATGGCGGTTAGGATCCGCCCCTTTTCCGGGATCGGCTCATTCATCACCACGTCGTAGGCGGAGATCCGGTCCGAGGCCACCATCAGCAGGTAGTCATCCACCCGGTAAAGGTCGCGCACCTTGCCCCGGTGCACAAGTTCCAGGTCGGCAAAATCGGTCTGGTAGAGAGGTTGGCTCATCTTGGTTATAATCTCACGGTTAAAGTTGGCTTACAAAGGTAAGCGTTCAGCCGTGCCGCATCTTCGGGCGATCAGCCAAGCTTACGTACAGGGGGTACGCTGCGCCTGGCTGCAAGACCAAACCTGCGGCACGGCTGTTCGCTTACGGCCCGTTAGGTTGGCAGTTTAGCACCCCTGGTGAACGGTTACTTACAAAGAGGGCATTTCCGGGGTCGCCCCGGGTTGGCCGGCCACGTAAGCGCCCCGTCGGTTGGCCAGGGCCAGAATTTCCGGCCAGGGCAGCTTTTGCCGGCAGGCGGCAATCAGCGCCGCAAAGAAGGCGTCCCCCGAGCCCACCGTATCGGCCACCTGCACCGGCTCACCGGCCGCCGCCCAGGTTTGCTCCGCCGTCCGCACCCAGGCCCCCGCTGCCCCTTCGGTGACCACCAAGGCCTGGAGCCGGTAACGAGCGATTATCGCGGCGGCAAGTTGTTCCCGTGGCGCGGAGGGCGGCAGCCCACCTTCCCCGGCCTCGATCTTTCCCATAGGCGACAGACCAAGCCAGAGGCCAAGCTGGGTCAACTCATCGCCGTTAACCTTGACCAGGTCGGCCTGCTCCAAAGATTCCACGACCAGTTCGCGGGTGGTAAACGGCGGGCGCAGATTAACATCATAATAGCGGTAGCGGGCCGCCACCGCCAAGCGCCGGATGGCCTGCCGGGAGCGGGGATCGCGCTGGGCCAGGGTGCCGAAAATCAGGCTGAAGCCATC
This window encodes:
- a CDS encoding phosphoribosylaminoimidazolesuccinocarboxamide synthase, with the translated sequence MSQPLYQTDFADLELVHRGKVRDLYRVDDYLLMVASDRISAYDVVMNEPIPEKGRILTAMSLFWFDFLQDIVPNHLLTAEPANYPAACAPYREQLEGRSMLVKKARPLPVECIVRGYLSGSFWAAYQQHPTVCGFALPAGLKESAQLPEPIFTPSTKAALGTHDENISLAQMEGLLGAELSARVSEVSLALYRKAAAYALSRGIIIADTKFELGLDENDRLILIDEALTPDSSRFWPADQYRPGSPQPSFDKQFLRDYLSSLDWPKNPPPPPLPAEIIEKTAARYREALQRLTAQE
- a CDS encoding response regulator; the protein is MMFNSLFGRIFLAALVSALVAVLLTVLAVYYLAPPGRVVWVAVLLAVAVAAAGTAWLFSAGIRQELGKLAAWLGDFVGRGDSRAEPPAVGLADWARPRQQLRKLFSWQQEILDICWAAREGKLDRRLPLRSPQDQLTPAFNGLLDDLNQANLSYAEAISYLHAIPTPVQVVDRELNIRFINQAGARAARLAAGQCIGKKCHEIFHTRDCNSDRCKVIRAMIQNRTLTGENISITARGEAPYRYTAAPLKDENGRIVGAVEYIVDIRDEVRVVEMAEAIAQGRYDFCITPRSEDDRLSHALNQMASTLKQLEASQEESRWLNEGVAAVSDRLHGEHDQLSLAHNVLEALVEVLDVPVAAFYLAQDEDTLRLLKVYGGSSASGEAGARTAVHRDEGLVGRALQEGRLLVVNDLPPGYLKISSGLGEVDATAVAVLPVYFETELRCVLELGTHRAFAPREEELLRRVMENIGVALHTTEVRYELARLLETTQEQSEKLQVQQEELRQTNAELQEQARALAASEERLQVQQEELRVSNEELEERSRSLAEKNRELQKARQELEEKARALEISGRYKSEFLANMSHELRTPLNSILILSQMLATNKQGNLLPRQLEYATTINNSGSDLLNLINEVLDLSKIEAGRMDINPETVNLKALLDSLLHPFRPLAEEKQLTLVGELADDLPVTIYSDETRLGQILKNLLSNALKFTAEGEVKITIGRPENDKLPPGLKLNPARTLVFQVRDTGIGIAADKLEVVFEAFKQADGTTSRKFGGTGLGLSISRQLARLLGGELTAASRAGEGSVFTLWLPERLELRVEAGALPGPSLPGGSPLPKDDQGLPPAPARSVTAGAATRPEDVAAASPSPPALPEEISAKRAADIPAPEAAEPPPQAPDALVRDDRRILSREDKSLLIIEDDSSFASLLLELARDKGYKGLVAEDGETGLHLADYFRPSGIILDMGLPGISGREVMERLKKNPETRHIPVHFISASDPSNEVMQLGAVGFLTKPVSVDKLEQVFGRIEKLAENPVKRLLVVEDDMVQRQAIRAMVGEGGDIEVVEAADGEEAHRLLGTEHFDCVILDLGLGDMSGFDLLTKIKDDQRISQVPVVIYTGREISPDEEERLQQYADSIIIKGARSPERLLDETTLFLHRVEKSLPSRQQEVLKTLHNRESAFQGRTVLLVDDDMRNIFALSSVLEEAGLEIVVARDGREALAKLAEHPEIDLVLMDIMMPEMDGYEAMGEIRRDPARAKLPIIALTAKAMRGDKDKCLAAGANDYLAKPVDPERLLSLLRVWLYQ
- a CDS encoding carbohydrate kinase family protein, whose translation is MKFVAVGEVVWDIFPARQVLGGAPINVAYHLAALGLPVGVITRVGNDELGRAALDRLAELGLPLAGVQRDPALPTGQVRVEFGADGEPVYDIVAPAAWDNIDPEQALAAAEEGDGKDGEDGFSLIFGTLAQRDPRSRQAIRRLAVAARYRYYDVNLRPPFTTRELVVESLEQADLVKVNGDELTQLGLWLGLSPMGKIEAGEGGLPPSAPREQLAAAIIARYRLQALVVTEGAAGAWVRTAEQTWAAAGEPVQVADTVGSGDAFFAALIAACRQKLPWPEILALANRRGAYVAGQPGATPEMPSL